The following coding sequences lie in one Silene latifolia isolate original U9 population chromosome 5, ASM4854445v1, whole genome shotgun sequence genomic window:
- the LOC141656746 gene encoding disease resistance protein RGA2-like isoform X2, with amino-acid sequence MLDSAQEVCSHSQRVVLEKLEYGLAKLIDFQDAKAAKAKQKELMDGSKFTKEARLFFSTSNQLVSSFKDARKIKGITGKLSRIARNYAQFGSIVSSSCVNQTQILSNVSGSYMSTDVVIGRDGDKNQLVRLLLDSCTAAGTLPVASIVGMGGVGKTTLAQYVYNDERIRTYFDLQLWVFATQHFNVKDVLRQMVTCATDEKALNYEIDQLQRRLFRAIAGKRFLLVLDGAWDDDSLRAKWLELRAVLRAGAEGSQVLLTTRSDTVAKIIGTQDPYMVSDLGDDDSWLLFQYVATTKWHEPGVEAIGKEIAKMCPKVPLVVRAIGSLLAGKYTVKEWRAFRNDQLANFASYGRDVIGTLKLSYDQLDTRLRLCVAYCSLFPKGFCFEKVILIHLWIAMGYVEGEYTDQSLEEVAEGYVLCLLNRGFFHRIYSDELNPYKCPDHFQMHNVMHDFVLSIAGLKYKMADSNTNEFDERVCHVSFNLASDSIWKAPSSLFKIKQLESFILPLSPLGWYSFEHLEVFPLNNIFICRIQSLRALRMHGLGINKLPGSLGKLIHLRYLDFSGNSIRKLPDSITQLVNLYLLDLSYCRSLEELPEEISNLLTLRHLHLFGCDNLSHMPKGLLRLTNLETLDHFVVGKPSNSLNLYGSKAKLACGLADLSFFDNLKGWLSIVLVKRSKDIVLEAKAANLNRKEITHFAMRFRESRIEDEMVLENLKPGADLEYLLIENYGGMRLPCWMREQIHFWFPNLVEVRIIGCKECKYMCSFGRLARLKCLTLQNLDKVEYIENGSSNKRNMVVLADEQPSSPMFPSLTQLSLRDIPGLKGWWSITDSAEDQDLNQLLKWTPSFSRLEEMEIDMELVISFAKVFPQGISSVRDLTVYGKTKVVAEQTSTPSNVPAKQRQPAILLKSYLPMLCDVSFSNNQMELLPKEFQGMSSLITLGIYDCKAFEAVPEWIDSLTSLEYITIDNCPRLKSLPYEISNLFNLKALIIKNCSWELAERCQEPSGEDWPKIQHIHYIDIKPANNDKSSGQDLDGLMK; translated from the exons ATGCTAg ATTCAGCGCAGGAAGTGTGCAGTCATTCTCAACGAGTCGTGCTTGAGAAGCTTGAATATGGACTGGCCAAATTAATCGATTTTCAAGATGCAAAAGCCGCGAAAGCCAAGCAGAAAGAACTCATGGACGGAAGTAAGTTCACCAAAGAGGCGCGCTTGTTCTTTTCCACTTCAAACCAGCTTGTCTCCTCCTTCAAGGATGCTAGAAAAATAAAGGGTATTACGGGGAAACTGAGTCGCATCGCAAGAAACTATGCCCAATTTGGAAGCATAGTTAGCTCGTCATGTGTGAACCAAACCCAAATACTGAGTAATGTATCAGGGTCTTATATGAGTACTGATGTGGTAATTGGAAGAGATGGAGACAAAAATCAGTTGGTAAGGTTGTTGTTAGACTCCTGCACTGCTGCTGGTACCCTCCCCGTTGCTTCTATTGTTGGGATGGGCGGAGTTGGGAAGACTACATTGGCTCAGTATGTGTATAATGATGAAAGGATTAGAACTTATTTTGATTTGCAGCTTTGGGTTTTCGCCACCCAACATTTTAATGTCAAGGATGTGTTACGACAAATGGTGACGTGTGCTACTGATGAAAAAGCTCTTAACTACGAGATTGACCAGCTTCAACGCCGCCTATTTCGAGCAATTGCTGGGAAAAGGTTTCTGCTTGTTTTGGATGGTGCATGGGATGATGACAGTTTGAGAGCAAAATGGCTAGAATTGAGAGCAGTGCTTAGGGCCGGGGCTGAGGGCAGTCAAGTTCTCCTTACCACACGTAGCGACACAGTTGCTAAAATTATTGGGACCCAAGATCCGTACATGGTTAGTGATTTAGGAGATGATGATTCTTGGCTCCTATTTCAATATGTGGCTACTACGAAGTGGCATGAGCCAGGGGTAGAGGCTATCGGTAAGGAGATTGCAAAGATGTGTCCCAAAGTTCCCCTTGTTGTACGGGCAATTGGAAGCCTTTTAGCCGGGAAATATACTGTCAAAGAATGGCGAGCTTTTAGGAATGACCAGCTGGCAAATTTTGCCTCCTATGGTCGTGACGTCATAGGCACTCTTAAACTCAGTTATGATCAATTAGATACAAGGCTAAGACTCTGTGTTGCATACTGCTCTTTGTTCCCAAAGGGTTTTtgttttgaaaaagttattctCATTCATCTTTGGATTGCCATGGGATATGTTGAGGGCGAGTATACAGACCAAAGTCTTGAAGAGGTGGCAGAAGGATATGTGTTGTGCTTGCTTAATCGTGGATTTTTCCACCGTATATATAGCGATGAATTAAACCCATATAAGTGCCCTGATCATTTTCAAATGCACAACGTGATGCATGATTTTGTGCTCTCGATTGCTGGGTTGAAGTATAAGATGGCAGATTCAAATACAAATGAGTTTGATGAAAGAGTTTGTCATGTATCATTCAATTTAGCGTCTGACTCAATTTGGAAAGCCCCATCATCATTATTCAAAATCAAGCAGTTGGAGTCGTTCATTCTTCCTCTTTCACCCTTAGGTTGGTATTCCTTCGAGCACCTGGAAGTTTTCCCGTTAAATAATATATTTATCTGCAGAATTCAGTCTTTGAGGGCATTGCGGATGCATGGGCTAGGGATTAATAAACTGCCAGGATCACTAGGCAAGTTGATCCACTTGAGGTATCTCGACTTTTCGGGTAATTCTATCCGTAAACTCCCTGACTCGATTACACAACTAGTGAATCTTTACTTACTTGACCTATCCTACTGCCGAAGCCTTGAAGAGCTGCCCGAGGAAATAAGCAATCTATTGACATTGAGACACCTTCACCTCTTTGGTTGTGACAATTTGAGTCATATGCCCAAGGGGTTGCTCAGATTGACAAATCTTGAAACACTCGACCATTTCGTTGTGGGAAAACCAAGCAACTCTCTCAATCTGTATGGATCTAAAGCTAAATTGGCATGTGGTTTAGCAGACCTAAGTTTCTTTGATAATCTCAAGGGTTGGTTGTCAATTGTTTTGGTCAAGCGATCAAAGGATATAGTGTTAGAAGCCAAAGCTGCAAATCTGAACAGGAAAGAGATTACGCACTTTGCTATGAGATTCAGAGAGAGTAGAATAGAGGATGAGATGGTGTTGGAGAACCTCAAACCCGGAGCTGATCTAGAATACCTGCTTATAGAAAACTATGGGGGGATGAGGTTGCCATGTTGGATGAGAGAACAAATTCATTTCTGGTTTCCAAATCTGGTTGAAGTTAGAATAATTGGGTGCAAAGAATGCAAATATATGTGCTCCTTTGGAAGACTAGCTCGTCTTAAATGTCTAACCTTACAGAACTTGGATAAGGTGGAGTACATAGAAAATGGTAGTAGCAACAAAAGAAACATGGTGGTTCTCGCGGATGAACAACCTTCCTCTCCCATGTTTCCGTCCCTTACACAACTCTCCCTCAGGGACATACCTGGGTTGAAAGGATGGTGGAGTATCACAGACTCCGCTGAAGATCAGGATTTGAATCAACTTCTGAAATGGACGCCTTCATTTTCTAGACTGGAGGAGATGGAGATAGACATGGAGTTGGTCATTTCATTTGCCAAAGTGTTTCCACAAGGAATTTCTTCTGTACGAGATCTCACTGTTTatggcaaaaccaaggttgtggCAGAGCAAACATCTACTCCTTCAAATGTGCCTGCTAAGCAGAGACAACCAGCCATTCTCCTCAAAAGCTACCTTCCCATGCTTTGTGACGTATCTTTTTCTAATAATCAAATGGAACTTCTTCCAAAGGAGTTTCAAGGCATGTCTTCTTTGATAACCCTAGGAATATATGACTGTAAAGCTTTTGAGGCAGTTCCAGAGTGGATAGACAGCCTCACCTCCCTCGAATACATTACTATAGATAATTGCCCCAGACTGAAATCGTTGCCATACGAGATCAGCAACCTATTCAACTTGAAGGCCTTAATTATTAAAAACTGCTCTTGGGAGCTTGCAGAAAGATGTCAGGAGCCATCGGGCGAAGACTGGCCCAAAATTCAACATATTCACTACATTGATATTAAACCCGCTAACAATGATAAATCATCAGGCCAAGATTTGGATGGATTAATGAAGTAA
- the LOC141656746 gene encoding disease resistance protein RGA2-like isoform X1: MAEWIVTELVKTIGDKVGSEVWKRMVGASDIDSQIKELQDIKNTIEATLLDADSAQEVCSHSQRVVLEKLEYGLAKLIDFQDAKAAKAKQKELMDGSKFTKEARLFFSTSNQLVSSFKDARKIKGITGKLSRIARNYAQFGSIVSSSCVNQTQILSNVSGSYMSTDVVIGRDGDKNQLVRLLLDSCTAAGTLPVASIVGMGGVGKTTLAQYVYNDERIRTYFDLQLWVFATQHFNVKDVLRQMVTCATDEKALNYEIDQLQRRLFRAIAGKRFLLVLDGAWDDDSLRAKWLELRAVLRAGAEGSQVLLTTRSDTVAKIIGTQDPYMVSDLGDDDSWLLFQYVATTKWHEPGVEAIGKEIAKMCPKVPLVVRAIGSLLAGKYTVKEWRAFRNDQLANFASYGRDVIGTLKLSYDQLDTRLRLCVAYCSLFPKGFCFEKVILIHLWIAMGYVEGEYTDQSLEEVAEGYVLCLLNRGFFHRIYSDELNPYKCPDHFQMHNVMHDFVLSIAGLKYKMADSNTNEFDERVCHVSFNLASDSIWKAPSSLFKIKQLESFILPLSPLGWYSFEHLEVFPLNNIFICRIQSLRALRMHGLGINKLPGSLGKLIHLRYLDFSGNSIRKLPDSITQLVNLYLLDLSYCRSLEELPEEISNLLTLRHLHLFGCDNLSHMPKGLLRLTNLETLDHFVVGKPSNSLNLYGSKAKLACGLADLSFFDNLKGWLSIVLVKRSKDIVLEAKAANLNRKEITHFAMRFRESRIEDEMVLENLKPGADLEYLLIENYGGMRLPCWMREQIHFWFPNLVEVRIIGCKECKYMCSFGRLARLKCLTLQNLDKVEYIENGSSNKRNMVVLADEQPSSPMFPSLTQLSLRDIPGLKGWWSITDSAEDQDLNQLLKWTPSFSRLEEMEIDMELVISFAKVFPQGISSVRDLTVYGKTKVVAEQTSTPSNVPAKQRQPAILLKSYLPMLCDVSFSNNQMELLPKEFQGMSSLITLGIYDCKAFEAVPEWIDSLTSLEYITIDNCPRLKSLPYEISNLFNLKALIIKNCSWELAERCQEPSGEDWPKIQHIHYIDIKPANNDKSSGQDLDGLMK; encoded by the coding sequence ATGGCTGAATGGATAGTGACTGAGTTGGTTAAAACTATTGGGGATAAAGTGGGTTCCGAAGTCTGGAAAAGAATGGTTGGTGCTTCTGACATTGATTCTCAAATAAAAGAGCTTCAGGATATCAAAAATACCATTGAAGCTACACTTCTTGATGCAGATTCAGCGCAGGAAGTGTGCAGTCATTCTCAACGAGTCGTGCTTGAGAAGCTTGAATATGGACTGGCCAAATTAATCGATTTTCAAGATGCAAAAGCCGCGAAAGCCAAGCAGAAAGAACTCATGGACGGAAGTAAGTTCACCAAAGAGGCGCGCTTGTTCTTTTCCACTTCAAACCAGCTTGTCTCCTCCTTCAAGGATGCTAGAAAAATAAAGGGTATTACGGGGAAACTGAGTCGCATCGCAAGAAACTATGCCCAATTTGGAAGCATAGTTAGCTCGTCATGTGTGAACCAAACCCAAATACTGAGTAATGTATCAGGGTCTTATATGAGTACTGATGTGGTAATTGGAAGAGATGGAGACAAAAATCAGTTGGTAAGGTTGTTGTTAGACTCCTGCACTGCTGCTGGTACCCTCCCCGTTGCTTCTATTGTTGGGATGGGCGGAGTTGGGAAGACTACATTGGCTCAGTATGTGTATAATGATGAAAGGATTAGAACTTATTTTGATTTGCAGCTTTGGGTTTTCGCCACCCAACATTTTAATGTCAAGGATGTGTTACGACAAATGGTGACGTGTGCTACTGATGAAAAAGCTCTTAACTACGAGATTGACCAGCTTCAACGCCGCCTATTTCGAGCAATTGCTGGGAAAAGGTTTCTGCTTGTTTTGGATGGTGCATGGGATGATGACAGTTTGAGAGCAAAATGGCTAGAATTGAGAGCAGTGCTTAGGGCCGGGGCTGAGGGCAGTCAAGTTCTCCTTACCACACGTAGCGACACAGTTGCTAAAATTATTGGGACCCAAGATCCGTACATGGTTAGTGATTTAGGAGATGATGATTCTTGGCTCCTATTTCAATATGTGGCTACTACGAAGTGGCATGAGCCAGGGGTAGAGGCTATCGGTAAGGAGATTGCAAAGATGTGTCCCAAAGTTCCCCTTGTTGTACGGGCAATTGGAAGCCTTTTAGCCGGGAAATATACTGTCAAAGAATGGCGAGCTTTTAGGAATGACCAGCTGGCAAATTTTGCCTCCTATGGTCGTGACGTCATAGGCACTCTTAAACTCAGTTATGATCAATTAGATACAAGGCTAAGACTCTGTGTTGCATACTGCTCTTTGTTCCCAAAGGGTTTTtgttttgaaaaagttattctCATTCATCTTTGGATTGCCATGGGATATGTTGAGGGCGAGTATACAGACCAAAGTCTTGAAGAGGTGGCAGAAGGATATGTGTTGTGCTTGCTTAATCGTGGATTTTTCCACCGTATATATAGCGATGAATTAAACCCATATAAGTGCCCTGATCATTTTCAAATGCACAACGTGATGCATGATTTTGTGCTCTCGATTGCTGGGTTGAAGTATAAGATGGCAGATTCAAATACAAATGAGTTTGATGAAAGAGTTTGTCATGTATCATTCAATTTAGCGTCTGACTCAATTTGGAAAGCCCCATCATCATTATTCAAAATCAAGCAGTTGGAGTCGTTCATTCTTCCTCTTTCACCCTTAGGTTGGTATTCCTTCGAGCACCTGGAAGTTTTCCCGTTAAATAATATATTTATCTGCAGAATTCAGTCTTTGAGGGCATTGCGGATGCATGGGCTAGGGATTAATAAACTGCCAGGATCACTAGGCAAGTTGATCCACTTGAGGTATCTCGACTTTTCGGGTAATTCTATCCGTAAACTCCCTGACTCGATTACACAACTAGTGAATCTTTACTTACTTGACCTATCCTACTGCCGAAGCCTTGAAGAGCTGCCCGAGGAAATAAGCAATCTATTGACATTGAGACACCTTCACCTCTTTGGTTGTGACAATTTGAGTCATATGCCCAAGGGGTTGCTCAGATTGACAAATCTTGAAACACTCGACCATTTCGTTGTGGGAAAACCAAGCAACTCTCTCAATCTGTATGGATCTAAAGCTAAATTGGCATGTGGTTTAGCAGACCTAAGTTTCTTTGATAATCTCAAGGGTTGGTTGTCAATTGTTTTGGTCAAGCGATCAAAGGATATAGTGTTAGAAGCCAAAGCTGCAAATCTGAACAGGAAAGAGATTACGCACTTTGCTATGAGATTCAGAGAGAGTAGAATAGAGGATGAGATGGTGTTGGAGAACCTCAAACCCGGAGCTGATCTAGAATACCTGCTTATAGAAAACTATGGGGGGATGAGGTTGCCATGTTGGATGAGAGAACAAATTCATTTCTGGTTTCCAAATCTGGTTGAAGTTAGAATAATTGGGTGCAAAGAATGCAAATATATGTGCTCCTTTGGAAGACTAGCTCGTCTTAAATGTCTAACCTTACAGAACTTGGATAAGGTGGAGTACATAGAAAATGGTAGTAGCAACAAAAGAAACATGGTGGTTCTCGCGGATGAACAACCTTCCTCTCCCATGTTTCCGTCCCTTACACAACTCTCCCTCAGGGACATACCTGGGTTGAAAGGATGGTGGAGTATCACAGACTCCGCTGAAGATCAGGATTTGAATCAACTTCTGAAATGGACGCCTTCATTTTCTAGACTGGAGGAGATGGAGATAGACATGGAGTTGGTCATTTCATTTGCCAAAGTGTTTCCACAAGGAATTTCTTCTGTACGAGATCTCACTGTTTatggcaaaaccaaggttgtggCAGAGCAAACATCTACTCCTTCAAATGTGCCTGCTAAGCAGAGACAACCAGCCATTCTCCTCAAAAGCTACCTTCCCATGCTTTGTGACGTATCTTTTTCTAATAATCAAATGGAACTTCTTCCAAAGGAGTTTCAAGGCATGTCTTCTTTGATAACCCTAGGAATATATGACTGTAAAGCTTTTGAGGCAGTTCCAGAGTGGATAGACAGCCTCACCTCCCTCGAATACATTACTATAGATAATTGCCCCAGACTGAAATCGTTGCCATACGAGATCAGCAACCTATTCAACTTGAAGGCCTTAATTATTAAAAACTGCTCTTGGGAGCTTGCAGAAAGATGTCAGGAGCCATCGGGCGAAGACTGGCCCAAAATTCAACATATTCACTACATTGATATTAAACCCGCTAACAATGATAAATCATCAGGCCAAGATTTGGATGGATTAATGAAGTAA